In Zobellia roscoffensis, the following are encoded in one genomic region:
- a CDS encoding glycerate kinase, which produces MKFIIAPDKFKGSLTGFEFCDAVEEGLQHVFNDAEIIKMPLADGGDGTIDVVKHYIHGEKITIAVNDPLFRPISASYLYAVKNHIAYIEMAEASGLKLLDDLDRNCMNTTTFGTGELIADALERGAKEIILGIGGSATNDGGMGMANALGYRFIGDFSKELEPIGSSLNKVKNIDASKVHPLLANAKFKIACDVSNPFYGKNGAAKIYGAQKGASAEEIEILDKGLKNFAKVALDTYDIGLQKIKGSGAAGGIGGGAIIFLRGELTSGIDLIKELAHFNEVIADADWIITGEGQLDEQTLSGKTINGVVISAKKHKVPVAALCGSVSISVEQQEKFGLMYVNSIVRGISTLPQAMASSYTNLVNASYNFARLIK; this is translated from the coding sequence ATGAAATTTATAATCGCGCCAGATAAATTCAAAGGTTCCCTTACGGGATTTGAATTCTGTGATGCCGTAGAAGAGGGTTTGCAGCATGTTTTCAATGATGCCGAAATCATAAAAATGCCTTTGGCAGATGGTGGCGATGGCACTATTGATGTGGTGAAGCACTATATACATGGCGAGAAGATAACCATAGCGGTAAATGACCCATTGTTTAGACCTATTAGTGCTTCCTATCTGTACGCTGTAAAAAATCACATTGCCTACATAGAGATGGCCGAAGCATCCGGACTTAAGTTATTGGATGATTTGGATAGAAATTGTATGAACACTACCACCTTTGGCACAGGAGAGCTTATTGCTGATGCCCTGGAAAGAGGTGCCAAAGAAATTATATTAGGTATAGGGGGAAGCGCTACTAATGATGGAGGTATGGGTATGGCTAATGCTTTAGGATACCGTTTTATAGGTGATTTTAGTAAAGAATTAGAACCTATTGGTAGTAGTTTAAACAAGGTTAAAAACATAGATGCTTCAAAAGTTCACCCGTTATTGGCCAATGCCAAATTTAAAATAGCTTGCGACGTTTCTAATCCGTTTTATGGCAAAAACGGTGCGGCAAAGATATATGGGGCACAAAAAGGAGCCTCCGCAGAAGAGATTGAAATTCTTGATAAAGGGCTGAAGAATTTTGCAAAAGTAGCTTTGGATACATATGATATAGGCCTTCAAAAAATAAAGGGCTCTGGTGCTGCTGGCGGAATAGGTGGCGGAGCCATCATTTTTCTAAGAGGAGAGCTGACTTCTGGTATAGATTTGATAAAAGAATTGGCTCATTTTAATGAGGTAATTGCAGATGCAGATTGGATTATTACTGGCGAAGGTCAGTTAGATGAACAGACTTTGTCAGGGAAGACTATTAATGGGGTGGTCATTTCGGCAAAGAAGCATAAAGTACCAGTTGCAGCCTTATGTGGTTCGGTTTCCATTTCCGTAGAACAACAAGAAAAGTTTGGACTCATGTATGTAAATTCAATCGTAAGGGGAATTTCTACTTTGCCCCAGGCTATGGCTTCCAGTTATACAAATTTGGTGAACGCCAGTTATAATTTCGCCCGATTAATAAAATGA
- a CDS encoding sodium:solute symporter — MNYLDYIIIVVYLVGFLGLGFLFKENNSGGDYFLGGRKTSWLPLSLSAMATQLSAISFISAPAFVGLKDGGGMQWLTYELGVPLAMAFLLIAVLPTLYKSGIVSVYEYLEKRFDASSRLLISFVFQISRSVATGVMVYTMALILQATIQMDFWISILIIGLITMVYSYQGGMKAVIWGDVIQMSILFIGIIICLFYGFSELGGIDNFLTHVDRDRVTAVDFSKWGFNNADGNDEFGFWPMVIGGFFLYASYYGTDQTQSQRLLSSSSMSNLKKLMMANGLLRFPFTLTYCIMGLVLGTLLVQDASFQEQMDFVYQANISSLEGKKADLMVPVFIIKYLPNGIIGILIVAIMSAAMSTLSSTVNSLSAVTMEDFVKRFHPNMPDKKYMTYSKLLSIFWGLVCLFFAFFAGNIEGTVIEVINKISSVFYGPILAAFILAILTKKTHALGANIGIVAGVLFNIYLWLYVPQIFWFWWNALGCLVTVLVALAVSYTVKRQVNEGLEVVYYSGKKEVAILLAYFVAIVVFSISLPNILN; from the coding sequence ATGAATTATTTAGACTATATCATAATCGTTGTTTACCTGGTAGGTTTTTTGGGACTGGGTTTTCTGTTCAAAGAAAATAATTCTGGAGGCGATTATTTCCTAGGCGGAAGAAAGACTTCTTGGTTGCCGCTGAGTCTTTCGGCTATGGCGACACAACTTTCGGCCATTAGTTTTATTTCGGCTCCTGCATTTGTAGGCCTCAAAGACGGTGGTGGTATGCAATGGCTTACTTATGAATTAGGTGTGCCTTTGGCCATGGCATTTTTATTAATTGCAGTACTGCCCACTCTATATAAATCTGGTATTGTAAGTGTTTATGAGTATCTAGAAAAACGTTTTGATGCATCATCACGATTACTGATCAGTTTTGTTTTTCAGATTAGTAGATCGGTGGCTACCGGCGTAATGGTGTATACCATGGCATTAATTCTACAAGCAACTATTCAAATGGACTTTTGGATATCTATCTTGATCATAGGCCTGATTACCATGGTATATTCCTACCAAGGGGGTATGAAAGCCGTAATTTGGGGAGACGTTATTCAAATGAGTATTCTTTTTATAGGTATTATTATTTGTCTTTTTTATGGGTTTAGTGAATTAGGTGGAATCGACAATTTTCTTACTCATGTAGATAGAGACCGGGTTACTGCTGTAGATTTTAGTAAGTGGGGCTTCAACAATGCAGATGGTAATGATGAATTTGGTTTCTGGCCTATGGTAATAGGGGGCTTTTTTCTTTACGCATCCTATTACGGAACAGATCAGACGCAGTCCCAACGTCTATTATCTTCTAGTAGCATGTCCAACCTTAAAAAACTAATGATGGCCAATGGCTTACTTAGGTTTCCATTTACATTGACTTATTGTATAATGGGCCTTGTGTTGGGTACACTATTGGTTCAGGATGCAAGTTTTCAGGAACAAATGGACTTCGTTTATCAAGCTAATATTTCTTCTTTAGAAGGAAAAAAAGCCGATTTAATGGTGCCGGTTTTCATTATTAAATACTTGCCAAATGGGATCATAGGTATACTTATTGTTGCAATTATGTCTGCAGCTATGTCTACGCTTAGTTCTACGGTTAATTCACTTTCTGCTGTTACTATGGAAGATTTTGTGAAACGTTTTCATCCAAATATGCCGGATAAGAAATACATGACCTACTCAAAATTATTATCTATTTTTTGGGGACTCGTATGTTTGTTCTTTGCTTTTTTTGCGGGCAATATAGAAGGTACGGTTATAGAGGTAATCAATAAAATCAGTTCTGTATTTTATGGGCCTATTTTGGCCGCTTTTATCCTTGCAATTTTAACTAAGAAGACACATGCTCTTGGTGCTAATATTGGGATTGTTGCTGGCGTTCTGTTCAATATCTACCTATGGTTATATGTACCTCAAATCTTTTGGTTTTGGTGGAACGCGTTAGGTTGTTTAGTTACTGTTTTAGTAGCTCTTGCTGTCAGTTATACCGTAAAAAGACAAGTAAACGAGGGTCTGGAAGTAGTGTACTATTCAGGAAAAAAAGAGGTAGCTATTTTACTGGCCTATTTTGTGGCTATAGTTGTATTTAGTATCTCTTTACCAAATATTTTGAATTAA
- a CDS encoding glycoside hydrolase family 97 protein → MQKAFKIMFYIFRNTNCNLKKIGLSFFSVVLLFINQVAGQEFTLKSPAGNNEVQIRIGDNISYRVLHKGEEVLSFSPISITINGMQLGENPKIKKQNSVTVDRVIEPVVRVKRAEIVENYNQLNLTFKGNFGVRFRAYNDGVAYRIETTLKKDAQVDEEELVYNFPENFKGNFPISDGFFSHQERTSFQYSLDGLPQKEMSCLPVLMHVNNGVKLAITEADLYDYPGFYLKKGDGNSLKAVFPYYPLKTIRPRDRDVKVVEREPFMAKTQGKRTYPWRLMVISDDDTELIENELVYLLSREQNEIDMDWVKPGKASWDWYNANNVYGVDFKSGFNTETYKYYIDFASRSNIEYIIIDEGWYDIETGDLLNPVDAIRMEELIQYGKEKGVGIILWVTWKALEDQFEDAMDKFQSWDIKGIKVDFMKRDDQWMVNYYEKVARGAAKRKLLVDFHGSYKPSGLRRAYPNVITSEGVLGLEQNKGSTLANPENNLIIPFTRMLAGPMDYTPGAMANAQKENHSPIFERPMSLGTRCHQLAMFVVYESPLQMLADTPSRYLKETEAMEFLSVVPTVWDKTIALDAQFSDYIVVARKSGDDWYVGAMTDWTARDLEIDFSFLNEGSYTMTLYQDGVNANRFAEDYKRLELEVTPSDKKTIHLAPGGGWVARIVRK, encoded by the coding sequence ATGCAAAAAGCATTTAAGATTATGTTTTACATTTTTAGAAATACAAACTGTAATTTAAAAAAAATAGGTCTTTCCTTTTTTAGTGTTGTATTACTTTTTATTAATCAGGTTGCAGGTCAGGAATTTACTTTAAAGTCCCCAGCAGGAAACAATGAAGTTCAAATACGTATTGGCGATAATATATCTTATAGGGTGTTGCATAAAGGGGAAGAAGTGCTAAGCTTTTCTCCAATTTCAATTACGATAAATGGAATGCAATTAGGGGAAAATCCAAAAATTAAAAAACAAAATAGTGTTACGGTAGACCGTGTAATTGAACCGGTGGTAAGAGTGAAAAGGGCTGAGATAGTTGAAAATTACAATCAGTTGAACCTAACTTTTAAAGGGAACTTTGGGGTAAGGTTCAGAGCTTATAATGATGGCGTTGCATATAGAATAGAAACCACATTAAAGAAAGATGCTCAAGTAGATGAGGAAGAACTGGTTTATAATTTTCCTGAGAATTTTAAAGGAAATTTTCCAATATCGGACGGTTTTTTCTCCCATCAAGAAAGAACGTCTTTTCAATATTCATTAGATGGTTTACCGCAAAAAGAGATGTCTTGTTTACCTGTTTTGATGCATGTAAATAATGGGGTGAAATTAGCCATTACGGAAGCGGATTTGTATGACTATCCTGGTTTTTATTTGAAGAAAGGCGATGGAAATTCTTTAAAAGCTGTTTTTCCTTATTACCCTTTAAAAACAATAAGACCTAGGGATAGAGATGTGAAGGTTGTAGAAAGAGAACCGTTTATGGCTAAAACCCAAGGAAAAAGAACATATCCTTGGCGCCTCATGGTTATATCCGATGATGATACAGAACTTATAGAAAATGAATTGGTGTACCTACTGTCTAGAGAGCAAAATGAAATAGATATGGACTGGGTCAAGCCCGGAAAAGCCTCTTGGGACTGGTACAACGCCAATAATGTATATGGAGTAGATTTTAAATCGGGCTTTAATACGGAAACATATAAATATTACATTGATTTTGCCTCTCGATCCAATATAGAGTACATCATTATCGATGAGGGATGGTATGATATTGAAACCGGAGACTTGCTAAATCCTGTTGATGCTATACGAATGGAAGAATTAATTCAGTATGGAAAAGAAAAAGGGGTTGGAATCATACTTTGGGTAACATGGAAAGCACTGGAAGACCAGTTTGAAGATGCGATGGATAAATTCCAAAGTTGGGACATTAAAGGAATTAAGGTCGATTTCATGAAAAGGGATGACCAATGGATGGTCAACTATTATGAAAAAGTAGCGAGAGGAGCTGCAAAACGAAAATTGCTTGTTGACTTTCATGGGTCTTATAAACCATCAGGTCTACGCAGGGCATATCCAAATGTAATTACAAGTGAAGGTGTGTTGGGGTTAGAGCAAAACAAAGGGAGCACGTTGGCTAATCCAGAAAATAACTTAATTATTCCTTTCACAAGGATGTTGGCTGGTCCAATGGATTATACTCCTGGGGCGATGGCAAATGCACAAAAGGAAAATCATAGTCCAATTTTTGAAAGGCCAATGTCCTTAGGTACGCGTTGTCATCAGTTGGCAATGTTCGTAGTGTATGAAAGTCCGTTACAGATGTTGGCGGATACTCCTTCAAGATATTTGAAGGAAACAGAAGCTATGGAATTTTTATCAGTTGTACCTACGGTGTGGGACAAAACAATTGCTTTAGATGCCCAATTTTCGGATTACATAGTTGTGGCTCGAAAATCAGGTGATGATTGGTACGTGGGTGCAATGACAGATTGGACTGCCCGTGATTTAGAGATTGATTTTTCATTTTTAAACGAAGGCTCTTATACCATGACTTTATATCAAGATGGGGTAAATGCGAATCGATTTGCAGAGGATTATAAAAGATTAGAATTAGAAGTGACCCCATCGGACAAAAAGACCATTCATTTGGCTCCTGGAGGCGGATGGGTAGCTAGAATAGTTAGAAAATAG
- a CDS encoding amylo-alpha-1,6-glucosidase, whose product MSKNFIKRAQDILDANFQDGGFTIPSKGLYPFQWKWDSGFIAVGLAHYNVDHAKKEIETLLNSQWGNGFIPHIVFHTDDDSYFPGHDFHRSDVHPLSSKKYKSTGMTQPPVTGFILQDMLNIVDDKEDMLDFIKSQIDKVYDNHVYFYENRDPQNEGLMYIYHNWESGTDNSPVWDDIWDTMNPPEYTFERKDTTHVDASQRPSKREYDHYLYIIDIAKQNNYDDAKIAELSPFLVQDPLFNAMLIKSNQALMELYELIGGHEDKIAYLRKNQEKSIASFNEKLFDTELGAYVHYDLRNEKPIRHISSSSFSPLFAAIPSKERAEVLVNTMMERFGGDDKYLCASFDPTDDRFNPRKYWRGPVWINMNWMLYRGLKDYGYKEIAERVKQDSIDLVERDGFFEYFDCRKDTGEETRKGYGGDNFSWSAALLIDLLNDSYAKSI is encoded by the coding sequence ATGAGCAAAAATTTTATAAAAAGGGCACAAGACATTTTAGACGCTAATTTTCAAGATGGAGGTTTTACCATCCCTAGTAAAGGACTTTATCCTTTTCAATGGAAATGGGATAGCGGTTTTATTGCGGTAGGTCTTGCCCATTACAATGTAGATCACGCAAAAAAAGAAATAGAGACCTTGTTGAATTCACAATGGGGCAATGGTTTTATACCGCATATTGTGTTTCACACAGATGACGATTCTTATTTTCCAGGCCACGATTTCCACAGGTCGGATGTGCATCCGCTTTCATCTAAAAAATATAAATCTACAGGAATGACCCAACCTCCGGTTACGGGGTTTATTCTTCAAGATATGCTCAATATTGTTGATGATAAAGAAGATATGTTGGACTTTATTAAAAGTCAGATAGATAAGGTGTATGACAATCATGTGTATTTCTACGAGAATCGTGATCCGCAGAATGAAGGTCTTATGTACATTTATCACAACTGGGAGTCGGGTACGGATAATTCTCCGGTGTGGGATGATATCTGGGATACTATGAATCCGCCAGAATATACTTTTGAGCGAAAAGATACTACACATGTAGACGCCTCTCAGCGACCTTCTAAAAGGGAGTATGACCACTACCTGTACATCATTGATATAGCCAAGCAAAACAATTATGATGATGCCAAAATTGCTGAATTATCTCCTTTTTTGGTACAAGACCCTTTGTTTAATGCCATGCTCATCAAGTCCAATCAAGCATTAATGGAGCTATATGAATTGATTGGTGGCCATGAAGATAAAATAGCCTACCTCCGTAAAAATCAAGAAAAGAGCATCGCTTCGTTTAATGAGAAGTTGTTCGATACGGAATTGGGCGCTTACGTGCATTATGATTTAAGAAATGAAAAACCAATTCGCCATATTTCATCTTCATCTTTCTCTCCGTTGTTTGCTGCTATTCCTAGCAAAGAAAGAGCCGAAGTTTTGGTCAATACCATGATGGAGCGTTTTGGAGGTGATGATAAATATTTATGTGCATCTTTTGACCCCACTGATGACCGCTTTAATCCTAGAAAATACTGGAGAGGTCCCGTCTGGATCAATATGAATTGGATGCTGTACCGCGGATTGAAAGATTACGGGTATAAAGAGATTGCAGAGCGCGTTAAGCAAGATTCAATTGACCTTGTGGAGCGTGATGGCTTTTTTGAGTATTTCGATTGTAGAAAAGATACCGGAGAAGAAACCCGAAAAGGATACGGTGGGGACAATTTCTCATGGAGTGCAGCACTTCTAATAGACCTATTGAATGATTCATATGCAAAAAGCATTTAA